Within the Nitrosococcus wardiae genome, the region ATCGAATCTATCAATCTTGAAGGGATTCAGGTTAAGCGACCACAAGCTGAAGTGACGGATAAGGATATTGATAGCGTTCTGGAGAAGCTGCGGGATCAACACGTAGAGTGGGAACCAGTGGACCGTCCTGCCCAAGAAACTGACGGAGTGACCATTACTTATCACGGTACCCTTGAAGGGGAGCCTTTCCCGGGAGGAAGCAAAGAAGATTTCTTTGCTATCTTGGGTAAAGGGACCATGCTCAAGGAATTTGAAGAGCATCTAGTCGGCGCTGAAAAGGGTCAAGAGCTTGCTTTCGAGGTTACCTTTCCGGAAGGTTATGGTAGTCAAGAGTTGGCTGGAAGAAAGGTGGACTTTGTAGTGAAGGTCACCTCGGTAGCAGCACCGCGGTTGCCAGAAATTAATGAGGATTTTGCGGAAAAGCTTGGTATCAAAGAGGGCGGGGTAGAAGCCTTGCGCCAAGAAATTAAGGCCTCGATGATACGGAACTTGGAGCAGACCATCCGTGACCGTGTGCGAGATCAAGTGATGGATGGCCTCTTGGCCGCGAATCCTATCACTTTGCCAACGTCTTTGGTGGAAGAGGAAGCCCAAGCCTTACGGGAACAGACCCAAGCTAATTTGGCTAGACAGGGGATTAAGACCCAAGAGCTTCCTGTGGATGAAGCGCTATTCACACAACAGGCGCGTAGGCGTGTGGCTTTAAGGTTAATTCTGGGGACGCTCTTGGAAAAAAAAGGAATTAAGGCAGATCCGGATAATGTAAAACAAAGAATCACGGAGCTTGCTGCGAGCTATGAAGATCCAGAAGAATTTTCTCGGTGGATATTGAGTGATAGAGAGCGTTTATCCGAGATTGAAGGGGCTGTTTTA harbors:
- the tig gene encoding trigger factor, which produces MQVTVEATGELERRLTITLPGGDFENKVQERLRSMAPRVKMDGFRPGKVPYKVVERRYGPAVRQEVLDEFVQNSFRDAIKQESLRPAGPPRIEPSQWEAGKPFEYTATFEVLPDIESINLEGIQVKRPQAEVTDKDIDSVLEKLRDQHVEWEPVDRPAQETDGVTITYHGTLEGEPFPGGSKEDFFAILGKGTMLKEFEEHLVGAEKGQELAFEVTFPEGYGSQELAGRKVDFVVKVTSVAAPRLPEINEDFAEKLGIKEGGVEALRQEIKASMIRNLEQTIRDRVRDQVMDGLLAANPITLPTSLVEEEAQALREQTQANLARQGIKTQELPVDEALFTQQARRRVALRLILGTLLEKKGIKADPDNVKQRITELAASYEDPEEFSRWILSDRERLSEIEGAVLEGQIVDWVLDQVEVLDEPMSFEEAVNPPVSSPEEKISD